From one Sorangium aterium genomic stretch:
- a CDS encoding KamA family radical SAM protein produces MTTTSSLIELTKRSHDIAPLKPPVDPASLHHATLLELPDFRRIPAYADVTDEQFMDHRWQAKKSITRPDKLLDTLRGMVSDDFIRDATEGFARAPMSVRVSPYMLSLIDWNDPYGDPLRTQFIPLASRFLPDHPKLGLDSLHERADAPVPGLTHRYADKALFLPLDTCPVYCRFCTRSYAVGIDTEEVEKTHFKVDEERWKRAYAYIASRPELEDIVVSGGDAYNLRPEQLGAIGETLLRMPNIQRIRLATKGPAVMPQKILTDDEWIDAVTRTVELGRKLHKEVVIHTHFNHPNEITGITRDAMNKLFERGITVRNQSVLQRGVNDTPETMKLLVKRLGHVHVHPYYVYIHDLVRGVEDLRTTLATGLTIEKHVRGSTAGFNTPTFVVDAPGGGGKRDAHSFEHYDRTTGISVFEAPSVKPGQRYTYFDPIDQLPPEGRARWADPAEHQKMIDEALYASR; encoded by the coding sequence ATGACGACCACCTCGAGCCTCATCGAACTCACCAAGCGAAGCCACGACATCGCGCCCCTCAAGCCGCCGGTGGACCCGGCGTCCCTCCATCACGCGACCCTGCTCGAGCTGCCCGATTTCCGGAGGATCCCGGCCTACGCCGACGTGACCGACGAGCAGTTCATGGACCACCGGTGGCAGGCGAAGAAGTCGATCACCCGCCCCGACAAGCTGCTCGACACGCTGCGCGGGATGGTGTCGGACGACTTCATCCGGGACGCGACCGAGGGCTTCGCGCGCGCGCCGATGAGCGTCCGGGTCTCGCCGTACATGCTCTCTCTGATCGACTGGAACGATCCGTACGGCGATCCGCTCCGTACGCAGTTCATCCCACTGGCCTCGCGCTTCCTGCCGGATCACCCGAAGCTCGGGCTCGACTCGCTGCACGAGCGCGCGGACGCGCCCGTCCCCGGGCTGACGCACCGGTACGCCGACAAGGCGCTCTTCCTGCCGCTCGACACGTGCCCCGTGTACTGCCGCTTCTGTACGCGCAGCTACGCGGTGGGCATCGACACGGAGGAGGTCGAGAAGACCCACTTCAAGGTCGACGAGGAGCGCTGGAAGCGGGCCTACGCGTACATCGCGTCACGCCCCGAGCTGGAGGACATCGTCGTCTCCGGGGGCGACGCGTACAACCTGCGGCCCGAGCAGCTCGGCGCGATCGGCGAGACGCTCCTCAGGATGCCGAACATCCAGCGCATCCGCCTCGCCACGAAGGGCCCGGCCGTGATGCCGCAGAAGATCCTGACCGACGACGAGTGGATCGACGCGGTCACGCGCACGGTCGAGCTCGGCCGGAAGCTGCACAAGGAGGTCGTGATCCACACGCACTTCAACCACCCGAACGAGATCACGGGCATCACCCGCGACGCGATGAACAAGCTCTTCGAGCGGGGGATCACGGTCAGGAACCAGTCCGTGCTGCAGCGCGGGGTGAACGACACGCCCGAGACGATGAAGCTGCTCGTGAAGCGCCTGGGGCACGTGCACGTGCACCCCTATTACGTCTACATCCACGACCTCGTCCGGGGCGTGGAGGACCTCCGAACCACGCTGGCGACAGGGCTCACGATCGAGAAGCACGTGCGCGGGTCGACCGCCGGGTTCAACACGCCGACGTTCGTCGTCGACGCGCCCGGCGGCGGGGGCAAGCGCGACGCGCACTCGTTCGAGCACTACGACCGCACGACCGGGATCTCGGTGTTCGAGGCGCCGAGCGTGAAGCCGGGGCAGCGGTACACGTACTTCGATCCGATCGATCAGCTCCCGCCCGAGGGGCGCGCCCGCTGGGCGGATCCGGCGGAGCACCAGAAGATGATCGACGAGGCGCTCTACGCCTCGCGCTGA
- a CDS encoding transglycosylase SLT domain-containing protein translates to MLNREMPAPPTSGPSLRVPLRALAAALGLAVLALHPGSALADIFTYTDADGTVHFANRPTGDARFKLYIKGDGRRSSARAGVTPVAPSDKSLERFGRYDAWIRQAAALYQIPEELVRAVIKCESDYDPRAVSPVGAQGLMQLMPETALRMQVRDAFDARENIFGGTRYLRILANLFNGDLDLTIAGYNAGEGAVMRHGGIPPYAETQAYVTRVRTYYARYRTTRDTTVASIEP, encoded by the coding sequence ATGCTGAACCGAGAGATGCCTGCCCCGCCGACCTCCGGGCCTTCCCTTCGCGTGCCCCTGCGCGCCCTCGCCGCCGCGCTCGGGCTCGCCGTCCTCGCGCTGCACCCGGGCAGCGCGCTCGCCGACATCTTCACGTACACCGACGCGGATGGGACGGTGCACTTCGCGAACCGCCCCACCGGCGACGCGCGGTTCAAGCTGTACATCAAGGGCGACGGGCGCCGCTCCTCGGCGCGCGCCGGCGTGACGCCCGTCGCGCCGAGCGACAAATCGCTCGAGCGCTTCGGCCGCTACGACGCGTGGATCCGGCAGGCCGCGGCGCTCTACCAGATCCCCGAGGAGCTCGTCCGCGCGGTGATCAAGTGCGAGAGCGACTACGATCCGCGGGCCGTCTCGCCCGTCGGCGCGCAGGGGCTGATGCAGCTGATGCCGGAGACCGCGCTCCGCATGCAGGTGCGCGACGCGTTCGACGCGCGAGAGAACATCTTCGGGGGAACGCGGTACCTGCGCATCCTCGCCAACCTCTTCAACGGAGATCTCGATCTCACCATCGCCGGCTACAACGCCGGCGAAGGGGCGGTCATGAGGCACGGCGGCATCCCGCCGTACGCAGAGACCCAGGCGTACGTGACGCGCGTTCGGACCTACTACGCGCGCTACCGCACGACCCGGGACACCACGGTCGCATCGATCGAGCCCTGA
- a CDS encoding CPBP family glutamic-type intramembrane protease, with amino-acid sequence MLNLGSWLVAHVDRLRPLQPPLSDVSSRLAGPSSALGSTVLKALFPVIAYIALAPVLWLFFRRTWRELDVEAHEHQRRTLAAGGYDRRPAVLFTITAVVLMLQQYYGGRAVYDEHIRPWLREIELAQALSPAGTLLPVSLRRYDELYGYVWWSFTRVFGYVAIPMVAWKACFPKDSLLDMGLRVRGLAKHAWIYLLCLAVVVPAVFVVASAPDFGTYYPFYKQSSRSWFDLIAWETMYFAQFFALEIFFRGFWLAGLRHTLGSGAIFAMIVPYCMIHFGKPYLEAAGAVVAGIALGSLAMRTKSIYSGFLVHVTIALLMDLVALSNRGALPRSFWGT; translated from the coding sequence ATGCTCAACCTGGGGAGCTGGCTCGTGGCGCACGTCGACCGGCTCCGGCCGCTGCAGCCACCCCTCTCGGACGTCAGCTCTCGCCTCGCCGGGCCCTCGTCGGCCCTGGGGAGCACCGTCCTCAAGGCCCTGTTCCCGGTCATCGCGTACATCGCGCTCGCGCCCGTCCTCTGGCTCTTCTTCCGGCGCACCTGGCGGGAGCTCGACGTCGAGGCCCACGAGCACCAGCGGCGCACCCTGGCCGCCGGCGGCTACGACCGCCGCCCCGCCGTCCTGTTCACCATCACCGCGGTCGTGCTCATGCTGCAGCAGTACTACGGCGGCCGCGCCGTCTACGACGAGCACATCCGGCCGTGGCTGCGGGAGATCGAGCTCGCTCAGGCGCTCTCGCCGGCCGGGACGCTGCTGCCCGTCTCGCTCCGCCGCTACGACGAGCTCTACGGCTACGTCTGGTGGTCGTTCACCCGCGTCTTCGGCTACGTCGCCATCCCGATGGTCGCGTGGAAGGCCTGCTTCCCGAAGGACAGCCTGCTCGACATGGGGCTGCGCGTCCGGGGGCTCGCGAAGCACGCATGGATCTACCTGCTCTGCCTCGCCGTCGTGGTCCCGGCGGTGTTCGTCGTCGCGAGCGCGCCCGACTTCGGGACCTATTACCCGTTCTACAAGCAGTCCTCCCGCTCCTGGTTCGACCTCATCGCGTGGGAGACGATGTATTTCGCCCAGTTCTTCGCGCTGGAGATCTTCTTCCGCGGCTTCTGGCTCGCCGGCCTGCGGCACACGCTGGGCTCCGGCGCGATCTTCGCGATGATCGTCCCCTACTGCATGATCCACTTCGGCAAGCCGTACCTGGAGGCGGCCGGCGCCGTGGTCGCCGGGATCGCGCTCGGCTCGCTCGCGATGCGCACGAAGAGCATCTACTCGGGCTTCCTGGTCCACGTGACGATCGCGCTGCTCATGGACCTCGTCGCGCTGTCGAACCGCGGCGCGCTGCCGCGATCGTTCTGGGGGACGTGA
- the speA gene encoding biosynthetic arginine decarboxylase, protein MSSAHETETDVWTTEDAKSLYMIDRWGRGYFDVSPDGNLTVAPLQERGSKIAIRDVVDAALEQGLRTPLLIRFQDLLHHRVRALNEAFNRAIAESKFRGTYRGVFPIKVNQLREVVEEILDAGKTYHYGVEVGSKPEVFAGLSVHSDPESLIVCNGYKDENFIRTALIGRKLGKKVILIAEKLSEVRMITRVAKEMNVEPMIGLRVRLLTEGAGKWKTSGGENAKFGLSTAEILAAIRIMDEAGMSSSFKLLHFHIGSQVPDILIIKRAVREATRYYAKLRKMGQRIEYIDVGGGLAIDYDGSRSTFHSSMNYSVEEYARDIVHNIADICDEERVPHPNIVSESGRAIVAHHSVLVVQAFGSIEKTPMSPIDIQTEEHKLIQNLLYIKDNISGPNLGESWHDLLQIKEEAQKMFELGLLNLDVKARVEILFWEIAESMQKIASSLEPEEVPDDLGELRKQLADQYICNFSVFQSLLDHWALGALFPIVPIHRLNERPSSDSTLVDITCDSDGKVSKFIDLNDVKDTLPLHPISGDQPYYVGIFLTGAYQDIMGDIHNLFGRVNEVHVFLDEDEESGYYIEETIAGNKIHEVLALTQYDNRDLVGKVKAQVDGAIKQDLLKPTEGMRLLADYERGLKDQTYLSLTSAP, encoded by the coding sequence GTGAGCAGCGCGCACGAGACCGAGACCGACGTCTGGACGACCGAAGACGCCAAGTCGCTCTACATGATCGACCGCTGGGGTCGCGGCTACTTTGATGTGAGCCCGGACGGCAACCTCACGGTCGCGCCGCTCCAGGAGCGCGGCAGCAAGATCGCGATCCGCGACGTCGTCGACGCGGCGCTCGAGCAAGGGCTCCGCACGCCGCTGCTCATCCGCTTTCAGGATCTCCTCCATCACCGGGTGCGGGCGCTCAACGAGGCCTTCAACAGGGCGATCGCCGAGAGCAAGTTCCGCGGGACGTACCGCGGCGTGTTCCCGATCAAGGTGAACCAGCTCCGGGAGGTCGTGGAGGAGATCCTCGACGCGGGAAAGACCTATCACTACGGCGTCGAGGTCGGCTCCAAGCCCGAGGTCTTCGCCGGCCTGTCGGTCCACAGCGACCCGGAGTCGCTGATCGTCTGCAACGGCTACAAGGACGAGAACTTCATCCGGACGGCGCTGATCGGGCGCAAGCTCGGCAAGAAGGTGATCCTCATCGCGGAGAAGCTCTCCGAGGTGCGGATGATCACCCGCGTCGCCAAGGAGATGAACGTCGAGCCGATGATCGGGCTCCGGGTGCGGCTGCTCACCGAGGGGGCGGGCAAGTGGAAGACCTCGGGCGGAGAGAACGCGAAGTTCGGGCTCTCCACCGCGGAGATCCTCGCGGCGATCAGGATCATGGACGAGGCGGGCATGAGCTCCTCGTTCAAGCTCCTCCACTTCCATATCGGCTCGCAGGTGCCGGACATCCTGATCATCAAGCGCGCCGTGCGCGAGGCGACGCGCTACTACGCGAAGCTCCGCAAGATGGGGCAGCGCATCGAGTACATCGACGTCGGCGGCGGGCTCGCCATCGACTACGACGGCTCGCGCTCGACCTTCCACTCCTCGATGAACTACTCGGTCGAGGAGTACGCGCGCGACATCGTGCACAACATCGCGGACATCTGCGACGAGGAGCGGGTGCCTCACCCCAACATCGTCTCCGAGTCCGGGCGAGCGATCGTCGCGCACCACTCGGTGCTGGTCGTCCAGGCGTTCGGCTCGATCGAGAAGACGCCGATGTCGCCGATCGACATCCAGACCGAGGAGCACAAGCTCATCCAGAACCTCCTTTACATCAAGGACAACATCTCCGGCCCGAACCTCGGTGAGTCGTGGCACGACCTCCTCCAGATCAAGGAGGAGGCGCAGAAGATGTTCGAGCTCGGCCTCCTCAACCTCGACGTGAAGGCCCGGGTCGAGATCCTCTTCTGGGAGATCGCCGAGAGCATGCAGAAGATCGCGTCGTCGCTCGAGCCCGAGGAGGTGCCGGACGATCTCGGCGAGCTCCGCAAGCAGCTCGCCGACCAGTACATCTGCAACTTCTCGGTGTTCCAGTCGCTGCTCGATCACTGGGCGCTCGGCGCGCTCTTCCCGATCGTGCCGATCCACCGGCTGAACGAGCGCCCCTCGTCGGACAGCACGCTCGTCGACATCACCTGCGACTCCGACGGCAAGGTGAGCAAGTTCATCGATCTCAACGACGTGAAGGACACGCTCCCGCTGCACCCGATCTCGGGCGACCAGCCGTACTACGTCGGCATCTTCCTGACCGGCGCGTACCAGGACATCATGGGCGACATCCACAACCTCTTCGGCCGGGTCAACGAGGTGCACGTCTTCCTCGATGAGGACGAGGAGAGCGGGTACTACATCGAGGAGACGATCGCCGGGAACAAGATCCACGAGGTGCTGGCGCTGACCCAGTACGACAACCGCGATCTCGTGGGGAAGGTGAAGGCCCAGGTGGACGGCGCGATCAAGCAGGACCTCCTCAAGCCGACGGAGGGGATGCGCCTCCTCGCCGACTACGAGCGTGGGCTCAAGGACCAGACGTACCTGAGCCTCACCTCCGCGCCGTGA
- a CDS encoding heme exporter protein CcmB, translated as MSESTAPAVRASLPRRRPGWARQAALVARKDLAIELATGEIVTTSGFFAVLVAVIASLAFYAGQDAAERVAPGVIWVSVAFASVLALSRTWQREREDGALSGLLVLPIARSALFAGKALGLCAFIIAVEAIIIPVAALLFAVDLVKTGAGLALFCLAATPGIAASGTLFGAMTVRTRARDLVLASVLFPLLAPTLLAAVAGTRELFGGAAIGELTDYVALMGVFDVVFLAGGIGLFDLIIEG; from the coding sequence ATGTCGGAGAGCACGGCGCCCGCGGTCCGCGCGTCGCTCCCCCGGCGCCGGCCCGGGTGGGCGCGCCAGGCGGCGCTCGTCGCGCGGAAGGACCTCGCGATCGAGCTCGCCACGGGCGAGATCGTCACAACGAGCGGGTTCTTCGCGGTGCTCGTCGCCGTGATCGCGTCGCTCGCGTTCTACGCGGGCCAGGACGCGGCCGAGCGGGTCGCGCCGGGGGTCATCTGGGTGAGCGTGGCGTTCGCGTCGGTGCTCGCGCTGAGCCGCACGTGGCAGCGGGAACGCGAGGACGGCGCGCTCTCGGGCCTGCTCGTGTTGCCCATCGCGAGGAGCGCGCTCTTCGCCGGCAAGGCGCTCGGGCTCTGCGCGTTCATCATCGCGGTCGAGGCGATCATCATCCCCGTCGCGGCGCTCCTCTTCGCGGTGGACCTCGTGAAGACGGGCGCGGGGCTCGCGCTCTTCTGCCTCGCGGCGACGCCGGGCATCGCCGCGAGCGGCACCCTCTTCGGGGCCATGACCGTGCGCACCCGCGCCCGCGACCTCGTGCTCGCGAGCGTGCTCTTCCCGCTGCTCGCGCCCACCCTGCTCGCCGCGGTCGCGGGGACGCGGGAGCTCTTCGGCGGCGCGGCGATCGGCGAGCTCACCGACTACGTGGCGCTCATGGGCGTGTTCGACGTCGTGTTCCTCGCGGGCGGGATCGGCCTCTTCGATCTGATCATTGAGGGCTGA
- a CDS encoding (2Fe-2S)-binding protein, whose protein sequence is MFRRGRALQHPVTITLDGAAVPAELGEPLAVALIASGRVTLARSPKLHRPRAPTCLRGGCDGCLARVDGVPNVMTCLRPAAGGERIEVQNVVGSRQADLLQVTDWFFPQGIDHHHLMAGVPGLSGVMQSIARKLAGLGQLPSAALSPERAARLDVDAAVIGAGPAGVAAASTLSARGLRVALVDDGLAPGGSLAGAPRRAAELFARYPLDGVRELRRHVAAGVYLGELLVAGDAGATVIRAPAKIFATGAHDGVAAFPNNDLPGVFSARAFCRLLACGVEPTGPVALAGEGPWADELASALGDRVAVRIPLAALAAVNGISQVKSVTVRDAPFAPDSPTSDVRVVAVAVDAPAAPAFEVAAQAGARVEIDPRAGYAVQVDARGRAGDGLWAIGECTGASLDLAGVERAATILADDVLAARGAPA, encoded by the coding sequence ATGTTTCGGCGAGGTCGCGCGCTCCAGCATCCGGTCACCATCACCCTCGACGGGGCGGCCGTCCCGGCGGAGCTGGGCGAGCCCCTGGCCGTGGCGCTGATCGCCTCGGGGCGCGTGACGCTCGCGCGGAGCCCGAAGCTGCACCGCCCCAGGGCGCCGACCTGCCTGCGTGGAGGCTGCGACGGCTGCCTCGCGCGGGTCGACGGCGTGCCCAACGTGATGACCTGCCTGCGGCCGGCGGCCGGTGGAGAGCGCATCGAGGTGCAGAACGTCGTGGGCTCGCGGCAGGCCGACCTGCTCCAGGTGACCGACTGGTTCTTCCCGCAGGGGATCGATCACCACCACCTGATGGCCGGCGTCCCCGGCCTGTCCGGGGTCATGCAGTCGATCGCGCGCAAGCTGGCGGGGCTCGGGCAGCTGCCGAGCGCCGCGCTCTCACCCGAGCGCGCCGCGCGGCTCGACGTGGACGCGGCCGTGATCGGCGCCGGGCCCGCCGGCGTGGCGGCTGCGTCGACGCTCTCGGCGCGCGGCCTCCGTGTGGCGCTGGTCGACGACGGCCTCGCCCCCGGCGGGTCGCTCGCCGGCGCGCCGCGCCGCGCGGCGGAGCTGTTCGCGCGATACCCGCTCGACGGCGTCCGCGAGCTCCGCCGTCACGTGGCCGCCGGCGTTTACCTCGGCGAGCTCCTGGTCGCCGGCGACGCGGGCGCGACCGTGATCAGGGCGCCCGCCAAGATCTTCGCCACCGGGGCGCACGACGGCGTCGCGGCGTTCCCGAACAACGATCTGCCAGGGGTCTTCTCGGCGCGCGCGTTCTGCCGGCTCCTCGCGTGCGGCGTCGAGCCGACCGGCCCCGTCGCGCTCGCGGGAGAGGGCCCCTGGGCCGACGAGCTCGCGAGCGCCCTCGGCGACCGCGTCGCGGTCCGGATCCCGCTCGCCGCGCTCGCCGCGGTGAACGGGATCTCGCAGGTGAAGAGCGTGACGGTGCGCGACGCGCCGTTCGCCCCCGACAGCCCGACGAGCGACGTCCGCGTCGTGGCCGTCGCGGTGGACGCGCCGGCCGCGCCCGCGTTCGAGGTCGCCGCGCAGGCGGGCGCGCGCGTCGAGATTGACCCGCGCGCGGGGTACGCGGTGCAGGTCGACGCGCGCGGCAGGGCCGGCGACGGCCTGTGGGCGATCGGCGAGTGCACCGGCGCGTCGCTCGATCTCGCCGGCGTCGAGCGGGCGGCGACGATCCTCGCCGACGACGTGCTCGCGGCGCGCGGCGCGCCCGCGTGA
- the nadD gene encoding nicotinate (nicotinamide) nucleotide adenylyltransferase — translation MARTVEAPARAQAAPAPEARRVAIFGGSFNPPHVAHVLAATYALTIAPIDEVLVVPVYRHPFSKELVPFEHRLAMCHLALGWLPRVSVSPVERDLGGESLTLRTLEHLAAAHPDWAMRLLVGADVLPDLPRWHRFDRIEQLAPPIVLGRSGVVAPAAERLDAGPADARPHLRPADVELPRISSSDIRRALAAGDLEAVHQRVPRAVLDYVIAHRLYGSGS, via the coding sequence GTGGCTCGCACGGTTGAGGCGCCCGCCCGCGCCCAGGCCGCGCCCGCGCCCGAGGCGCGCCGCGTCGCCATCTTCGGGGGCAGCTTCAACCCGCCCCACGTCGCGCACGTCCTCGCGGCCACCTACGCGCTCACCATCGCGCCGATCGACGAGGTGCTCGTCGTCCCTGTCTACCGCCACCCCTTCTCGAAGGAGCTCGTGCCGTTCGAGCATCGCCTGGCCATGTGCCACCTCGCGCTCGGGTGGCTCCCGCGCGTGTCGGTGTCGCCCGTCGAGCGCGATCTGGGCGGCGAGAGCCTCACGCTGCGCACGCTGGAGCACCTCGCCGCGGCGCACCCGGACTGGGCGATGCGCCTGCTCGTGGGCGCCGACGTGCTCCCCGATCTGCCGAGGTGGCACCGCTTCGACCGCATCGAGCAGCTCGCCCCGCCGATCGTCCTCGGCCGCTCCGGCGTCGTCGCGCCCGCCGCGGAGCGCCTCGATGCGGGGCCGGCCGATGCTCGTCCTCACCTGCGCCCCGCCGACGTGGAGCTCCCTCGGATCTCGAGCAGCGACATCCGCCGGGCGCTCGCGGCCGGCGATCTCGAGGCCGTCCACCAGCGCGTGCCGCGCGCCGTGCTGGATTACGTGATCGCGCACCGGCTATACGGGAGCGGCTCATGA
- a CDS encoding DUF2520 domain-containing protein — protein sequence MTEMDSTRPSPMHPEDNTILEVFIYGGGKVGRGLARAIRDAGLRVTLRPARDGLPSERIEANFVILAVRDRDIAPCAEALRDRRLVGHKDVAVVHCAGALGPEALAAVRGDRVSVAQMHPMISFASPSFAPFLERGQLHIDGDPTAVRAARSLGVCLGMTPRTFSGLDRVAYHAAAGLVANGAAALAAAGVDLLERAGIDRRTAAEMLGPLLRTVADNVEVLGVPEALTGPVRRGDAAGVARHLETLRRLAPHLVPFYVAAAATQLPLARVLGEAPADAFDAIQRVLDGIQQ from the coding sequence ATGACCGAGATGGACAGCACGCGCCCGTCGCCGATGCACCCGGAGGACAACACCATTCTCGAGGTGTTCATCTATGGAGGCGGCAAGGTGGGCCGCGGGCTCGCGCGCGCGATCCGCGACGCGGGGCTGCGGGTGACCCTCCGGCCCGCGCGGGATGGCCTGCCGTCGGAGCGCATCGAAGCCAACTTCGTGATCCTCGCCGTGCGCGATCGGGACATCGCGCCCTGCGCCGAGGCGCTGCGCGATCGCCGGCTGGTCGGCCACAAGGACGTCGCGGTCGTGCATTGCGCCGGCGCGCTCGGCCCGGAGGCGCTCGCGGCGGTGCGAGGCGACCGCGTCTCGGTCGCGCAGATGCACCCGATGATCTCGTTCGCCTCGCCCTCGTTCGCGCCCTTCCTCGAGCGTGGCCAGCTCCACATCGACGGCGATCCGACCGCCGTGCGCGCGGCGCGCTCGCTCGGGGTGTGCCTCGGCATGACGCCGCGCACGTTCTCGGGTCTCGACCGCGTCGCCTACCACGCGGCGGCGGGCCTGGTCGCCAACGGCGCTGCCGCGCTCGCCGCCGCCGGCGTCGACCTGCTCGAGCGCGCGGGCATCGACCGAAGGACGGCCGCCGAGATGCTCGGCCCGCTGCTCCGCACGGTCGCGGACAACGTCGAGGTCCTCGGCGTGCCCGAAGCCCTGACGGGGCCGGTGCGCCGCGGGGACGCGGCCGGCGTCGCGCGGCACCTCGAAACGCTCCGCCGGCTCGCGCCGCACCTCGTGCCGTTCTACGTGGCCGCCGCGGCGACGCAGCTCCCGCTGGCCCGCGTCCTGGGCGAAGCACCTGCGGATGCGTTCGACGCCATCCAGCGGGTCCTGGACGGAATACAGCAATAA